From Halomarina ordinaria:
CGACCTGGTGGTGCTCTCCGACGAGATATACTCGGAACTCACCTACGAGGGCGAACACACCTCCATCGCCACGCTCCCGGGGATGCGCGAGCGCACGGTCGTCTTCAACGGCTTCTCGAAGGCCTACGCGATGACGGGCCTCCGCCTCGGCTACGCGCTCGGACCGGCGTCGGCCATCGGGGCGATGAACCGGGTCCACCAGTACACGATGCTCTCGGCCCCGACGACGGCGCAACACGCCGCGCTCACCGCCATCGAGGAGTGCGGGGACGAGGTCGTCGAGATGCGTCGGCAGTACGACCGCCGGCGACAGTTCGTCCTCGCGCGCTTCGAGGAGATGGGTATCGACTGCTTCGAGGCGACCGGCGCGTTCTACGTCTTCCCGGAGTGCCCCTGGGACGACACGGACGCCTTCGCCGAGGCGCTACTGGACGCCGAGTCCGTCGCGATGGTCCCCGGCGACGCCTTCGGTGCGGGCGGCGAGGACCACCTCCGCGTCTCCTACGCCACCGGGTTCGACGACCTCCGGACGGCGATGGACCGCATCGAGCGGTTCGTCGAGTAACTTCGTTCGAGTCGAAGAATTATAGAGAAATAGACGCAAAGCTTTTTGACAGGTAAGTTTTGATACCAGTATGGCTATCGAGGACGCTCTTTCGGGCCGAGGCGTCGGCTCGGACGAACGCGACGAAGAGGAGGCGTCCGACACCTCATCTGAAACACCTGTCGTCGTCGGTGAATACACCTGGGAGGACTACAAACACGAGTACTTCTACGACGAGGACGGCGAACCGCCGCGCGACGCGGAGGGCGAGGCCGTCGAGTTCGACCCCGCCGAAGCGCTGGGGTTCGACCCCGCCGACCTGCCCGGACGGCTCGGACGCGGCGGCGACGCCGCGGAGACGCTCGCGGACATCGTCGACGCCCGCACCGTCGACGTCGACCCGGACCTCGACGAGGACGCGTTCTTCTCGACCGTCGAGGGCCACACCACCGTGGTCAACCGCTACGACCTCGAGCGGGCCGTTCCGCTGGTCAAGAAGTCCCACTTCAAGGAGCGCGACCGGTACTGGGTGAACGAACCCTACGCCTTCGTCGTCATCTTCCACTCCGAGAAGGAGAACGAGCGCAAGTACTACGTCGTCGAACCCCACCTCACGCCCGTCGAGCGCGACCTGAAGGACTTCCTGACCGGAAAGCTCCGCACCGCCATCAAGTACTCCGACGACGACGTCATCGTCAAGGGGAGCGACGACTCGCGCGCCGACGTCATCACCCGCGAGACGACGCGCCTGCTCGACCGCTACGACCTGTTCGACGGCGACGTCGCCACGCTCGTGGCGGACGCGAGCGACGAAAACGACGGGGACGGCGAGGACGAGGGCGACGGCTGGCTCGCTCAGCTCAAGGCGCTGTTCGGGGCCGAGGACGAACCGGTCGTCGGCTCCGGACAACTGGACGGCATCGCCGCCCGGCCCGAACCGGCGCTCATCGAGGAGGACGCGCCCACCCTCACCGAGTACCAGGTCGAGAAGTTGCTCTACTACCTCCGGCGGGACTTCGTCGGCTACGAGCGAATCGACCCGGTCAAACACGACATCAACGTCGAGGACGTCTCCTGCGACGGCTACAACTCGCCGGTGTTCGTCTACCACACCGACCACGAACAGATCATCTCGAACGTCTTCCACGGGGAGACCGAACTGGACGACTTCGTCGTGAAGCTGGCCCAGCGGTCGGGCAAGGGCATCTCGAAGCGCCAGCCACAGGTCGACTGTACGCTCCCCGACGGTTCGCGCGCCCAGCTCACCCTCGGGCGGGAGGTGTCCGACCACGGGACGAACTACACCATCCGGCAGTTCAAGGACGTCCCGTTCACCCCCATCGACCTCATCAACTGGAACACGTTCTCGCTCGAGGAGATGGCGTTCCTCTGGCTCTGCATCGAGAACCACAAGTCGCTCATCTTCGCGGGCGGCACCGCCTCCGGCAAGACGACGTCGCTCAACGCCGTCTCGCTGTTCATCCCCTCACAGGCGAAGATCGTCTCCATCGAGGACACCCGCGAGGTCGAACTCCCCCAGCGCAACTGGATCGCCTCGAAGACCCGCCCCTCCTTCTCCGACGACGGGACCGGCGACGTCGACCACTTCGACCTGCTGGAGGCCGCGCTCCGCCAGCGCCCAGAGTACATCGTGATGGGCGAGATTCGCGGCGAGGAGGGTCGGACGCTCTTCCAGGTCATGTCGACGGGGCACACCACGCTCACGACCTTCCACGCCGATTCGGTGGGGGAGGTCATCAAGCGGTTCACGACCGAACCCATCAACGTCTCGAAGACGATGTTCACGGCGCTCGACCTCGTCTCCATCCAGACGTCGACGCGCGTCGGCGGGAACAAGGTCCGTCGGAACAAGTCACTCACCGAGATAAACCGCTACGACGCGGAGAACGACGAGATAAACGTCCAGGACGTCTACCAGTGGCAGGCCGAGACCGACGAGTTCCTGGAGATGGGTCAGTCGAACACCGTCCAGGACATCAAGTTCGACCGCGGGTGGACCCAGGAGACGTTGGAGGAGGAGCTGTTCCAGCGAAAGCTCGTCCTCGCGTACCTCGTCGAGCGGAACCTGAACACGTACACGCAGGTCGCCGCCACGCTCCAGGCGTTCATCAACGACCCCGAGACCATCCTCACGCTCATCGCCAACGACGACCTCGAACGGAGCCTGGAGGACCTCCGGGAGATGGAGTCGGTCCAGATCGACATCGACCCCGACAAGGAGGCGATGGTGCCCCGTCCCGACCCGACGCCGGAGGACCTCGAATCCGCCCGCGCGTTGCTCGAGGTCGGCGACTCGCTCCTCGCCGAGTACCGGGGCCGGACCATCGAGGGGTTGCAGAGCGCCATCGAACCGGTCGCGGCGACCGTCTCCGTGCCCGAGTCGGCCGTCGAACCGGCCGACGGGCGCGGAGACGGCGAGGCCGACGTCGACGCTGACGGCGACGGCGACGGCTTCGAGGAGGCCCCCGAATGAGCCTGGGGACCGCGAACGACTCCCAGTTCGGCGGTACGGACGCGCTCGGCGACGCCTTCTACCCGCTCTATCGGTGGACGTTCGGAGACGACAGCGATTTCGTCCACTCGGTCGAGCGGAAGCTCGCGGCGTCGCGGATGCCCCAGACCGTCGAACTGTACCTCTCGCGCGCCCTCGCGGTGGGGTCGCTCGTCGGGCTCGTGCTGTGGCTGGTCGGTACCGTCCTCGTCTTCCTCGTGTTCGAGCTGTTCGTCCAGGGGACGCCGAGCATCCTCGGCCTGCCGCTCAGTCCGGAACTGCTCGCGCTCGTCCAGGCGGTGAAGGTGCCCGCGCTCATCGCCCTCGGCGGCATCGTCTTCGGGGCCGTCGGGTTCGCGGCGGGGTTCGGCACGCTGGTCGCCATCCCGTACCTCGTCGCCGGCGAGCGGAAACGCGAGATAAACGTCCTGCTGTCGGACTCGGTGTCGTTCATGTACGCCCTCTCGGTCGGGGGGCTGAACCAGCTCGAGATACTGGAGGCCATCGCCACCGCCGACGACACCTACGGCGAGGTGTCCAAGGAGTTCCAGAGCATCGTCCTCGAGACGCGCTACTTCGACACCGACTACCGGACGGCCATCCGCAACCAGGCCCACCAGACGCCGAGCGACGAACTGGGTCAGTTCCTCACGGACATGCTCTCCATCATCGACTCCGGCGGGAACATGACGCAGTTCCTAGAGGACCAGAAGGAGAAGCAGATGCGGACCTCGAAGCAGGAACAGGAGACGGTCCTCGAGACGCTCGAACTGTTCGGCGAGATGTACATGACGCTCTCGCTGTTCCCCCTCCTGCTCATCATCATCCTCGTCATCATGAGCATGATGGGCGAGGCCCAGACGATGCTGCTCTACGGGACGGTCTACGGGCTCATCCCGCTGGTGGGCGCCGGCTTCCTCGTGCTCGTCTCGACCGTCGTCCAGGACGAGGTGGGCGACGGCTACCTCCGCCCGGAGGACGACCGCTTCGACGACACCGGGTCGGGGCTGTTCAGCCTCGGCCTCGTCGAGCGCTACACGGGGCGCGCCGCGCTCTTCGACCGCATCGAGGCCCGCGAGGGGACCTACGAGACCGTCGAGATGCTCTCGAAGCCCCACCACTTCTTCCGCGACCACCCGCTGACGGTGCTGTTCGTCACCGTCCCCGCGACGCTCGTGCTGCTGGCGTTCTTCGTCGTCGCCGGGTTCGTCCCGCTCTCGGTCGACGGCCTCAAGGACGCCCCGGTCCGCGGGACGTTCTTCCTGTTCTACGTGCCGCTGTACGCGAACGTGCTCCCGCTGACGGTGTTCTACGAGTGGAACGTCAAGACCCGCCGGAGCGTCGTCGACAAGCTCTCGGAGGACCTCCGGAAGCTCTCCTCGGCGAACGACACCGGGATGACGCTGCTCGAGTCCATCGAGGTGGTCGCCGAGACGTCGCGCGGGCGACTCGCGGCGGAACTGGAGACCATCCACGCGAAGGTCAACTACGGGACGAGCCTGAAGGAGGCGCTCCGCGAGTTCAACAACAAGTACCACATCCCGCGGCTGGCCCGGACGATGAAGCTCATCATGAAGGCCCAGGAGGCGTCGAGTCAGATCACCGCCGTCCTGACCACCGCGGCGCAGGCCAGCGAGAACCAGGACGACATCGACCGCGACCGCAAGTCACGCACCCGGATGCAGGTCGTCATCATCATCATGACGTTCCTGACGCTGCTCGGCGTGATGGCCATCCTCAAGGTGAAGTTCCTCGACGTGATGGCCGGACTCGCCTCACAGGCGGGCGGCGGTGGCGGCGAGGCCGCCGCGGGGGCGGGCGGTGGCGGCGGCGCAGCGGGCGGCGGCTTCGCCGGCGGCGTCGACACCGACCTCCTCGCGTTGCTGTTCTTCCACGCGGTGACGTTCCAGGCGGTCATCTCCGGGCTCATCGCGGGCTACATCCGCGACGTGAGCCTCCTCGCCGGCGCGAAGTTCGTCGTCGTCCTGCCGACGGTCGCCCTCCTGGTGTTCCTCTTCATATGACCGACAGAGCCCAATCCACGCTCGACTTCGCCGTCGGCGTCAGCGTCTTCCTGCTCGCGGTGGCGTTCACCTTCGCGTTCATCCCCGGGATGACCCAGCCGTTCTCCGAGACGGTCCGCGTGAACCCCGCGACGGCCGACCGGGTGACGGACCAGCTCGCGGGCGACACGCTCGCGACGCCGGGCGAGCCGTATCGACTGGACGCGACCTGTACGGCGGCGTTCTTCGACGCGGGCCCGGACGGCGACGGCTGTCGGTTCGAGGGCGAGGGGTTCGACGAACGTCTCGGCCTCCCCTACCCCGACCGCGCGACGCCGCCGAACGTTCAGGTCGGCCTGTACGAGGGCGCCTCGAGCGATGCCGAGGCACTGTACTGGGACGGTGAGCGGGTCGCCTGGCCCGAGGACGGGTCCCCGGCCTCCGACGACGAGCGACTCGTCCGGTCGACCGACGGGCGGACGCCGAGCGGTTCCTCGAGCGTCGTCGTCTCGCGGCGCTCCGTGACCGTCGACGGGCGCGACGCCCACCTCAGGGTGAGCGTATGGTGAGCGACGACCGGGGGCAGGTCCACACGCTCGAGGCCATCGTGGCGGGCGTCATCCTCGTCACGGGCCTGGTGTACGCGCTGCAAGTGACCGCGGTGACGCCGCTCTCGGCGAGCACGTCGAGCCAGCACATCGAGAACCAGCAGGCCGCCGTCTCGGAGGGCGTCCTCGCCGCGAGCATGGACGACGGGTCGCTGGAGGAGACGCTCCGCTCGTGGGACGAGGACGAAGAACGGTTCCACGGCGCCGACGGACGGGAGTTCTTCGTCAACGACCGACCGGACAACGCGTTCGGCGACCGGCTTGGCGACACGTTCGAGGAGCGCGGGACGGCCGTGAACGTCGTCGTTCGCTACGAAGAGAACGACGGGACGGAGACGCAGAACGTCGTCTACCGCGGCAACCCGAGCGACAACGCCGTCACCACCACACAGACGCTGACGCTGTTCGACGGCGACCACCTGTACGGTGCCGACGGCGAACCCACCGAGACGCGGTTGGACGAGACAGACACGTTCTACGTCCCCGACGACACGAGCGACTCGATGGCGTACGCCGTCGTGACCGTGGAGGTGACGACGTGGCGGATGTGAACGAGAGGGGGCGCGGCCAGATGATTCTCGTGACGGGGCTGACACTCGCGGTGATACTGGTGGCGCTCGCGCTCGTCCTCAACACCGCCATCTACACGGAGAACCTCGCGACGCGCTCGGACGACCCCGGTGCGAGCGAGGCGCTCCGGTACTTCGAGAGCGCGGACCACGACGTCGGGGAGGGCCTCGACCGGACGAGTAGTCAGGACGAACTCGAGACGTTCGTCACAGAGTGGGACCGGTCGACGGGACGCGAAGGCGCTCGCGACGGCGTCAGGACATCGGTGACGCTCGACGAGGGGAGCGTCGTGACGGGGACGCGCGTCTACGACACGGACGAGACGACGACGCTCCCGGGTGACGACGCAGACGAGGAATTCCTCGAGGGGTCGCGGATACGCGGGTTCCGCGTGACCGCGAACCTCGACGCGGGCGAGTCGTTCACCGTCCGGTTCGACGGGGACGGCGCAGGGACGACCGTCGAGGGGGTCGACGCCTCGACGGTGCGAGTGTCGACGGACGAGGAGAGCTGTGAGGTGGCCGTCTCGGAGACCGGAACGGTGACCGTCGACTTCTCGGCGCGGACGGTCACCGGCGACGGCGACCCGCGTGGCTGCTCGGCGCTCGACTACACGACGGACTTCGGCGGCACCTACGACCTCGAATTCGAGAACACCGGCGTCCCCGGAACGTTCGAGTTCGTGACCGACAGCGAGGTCGGGTACGAACCCGACGAGGACGGTGAGGACACCGTCCAGGTCGAGGAGTCAGTCTACAGCGCCACCGTGGAGGCGACGTACGACGACGGGCACGTCTCGGCGTCGAGGGACATCCGTGTCGCCCCGCGGGAGGTGGGCGCGTGAGACCCACCGCGCTCCGCGGGGACCGACGGGGGGTGTCGACGGCGCTCGGCTACGTCCTCAACCTCGGCGTCATGACGGTGCTCGTCGTCGGGCTGGTGTTCACCGCGGGGACCTACGTCGAGGACCAGCGCGAGGGTGCCATCCGCGCTGAACTCGTCGTCGTGGGTGAACACCTCGTCGCGGACCTCGGGAGCGCCGACCGCCTCGTCGCGAGCGGCGCGAGCGAGGTGTCGGTCAGTCAGCAGGTGCCGGAGTCGGCCGCGGGCGTCTCCTACACCGTGCGCGTGGAGGAGTCGGGGGGTGGTCAGGAACTGGTCCTCTCGACGCGGGACCCCGCGGTGACCGTCCGGTTCGACCTCGTCACCGAGACGCCGGTGGCGGGGGGGGCGAGCGGCGGCGACGTCCGCATCGACTACGACTCGGCCGCCGGGGAACTGGAGGTCCGCAGTGACTGACCGCGCCGTCAGCGAGGTGCTGAGCTTCGTGCTGGTGTTCTCCGTCGTCGTCAGCGTGGTGGGCCTCGTCTACGTGAGCGGCTTCGCGGGGCTGGAGACGGCCCGGTCGGCCGAACAGGTCGACAACGCGGAGCGCGCGTTCGACGTCCTCGCCGACAACATGGCCGACATCCACCACCACCGCGCGCCGAGTCGCAAGACCGAGGTGAAGCTCGCCGACGCGCAGTTGCAGTACTCGGGGACGACGACGGAGTTCGACGTCACGGTGGGGGGTGTGACGGACGACGAGGGCGCGTTGCGTCACTTCCGGGCCGAGACCACGCCCATCGTATATAGCGCCGGAAGCGACACCGACGTCGTCTACGACGGCGGGGCGGTCGTCCGCCGCGACGGCGACTACGCGCGGGTTACCCGGGCGCCGCCGATACGCACCACCGACGACGGGACGCTCGTCGTCCAGTACGTCCAGACCAACGCGCGCGAGCGGGGCGTGAGCGGGTCGCGGACGGTCCTCGTCCGGGGGGAGCGCACCCGGTCCGAGATACTGGTGACCGACGAGGACTCGACGGAGAGCGGCGACCTGACCGTCACGATGAACGTGACGACGGCCTCCGAGCGCGTCGGGGCCTGGGAGTCGTACCTCGAAGGGGAACTGGGCTGTTCGCCGGAGAACGTCGAGCCGCTGGACGACGGTCGGACGCGGTTCACCTGCGAGACGGAGGCGAGTGACCTCACGGTGAGCGTGACGAGTATCGACCTCGAACTCAGTTGAGGTCGACGCGGACCTCGTTGTCGGTGACGTGGAGGTACGTGATGACGCTGTCGTCGGCCTCGTACTCGATGAAACCGTCGGAGTCGCGCTCCGAGACGCCGGCCGCCTTCCCGCTCTGCTGGTCCGTGACGCGGAGTTCGAAGTCCGGTCCGAGTTCGGCGAAGTAGTGTTTGGTGAGGAACTCGAGCGACTCGGTGTCCCCGAGCGTGTACTCCGCGTCGGCGTCGACGTCGGCGTCGTGTTCGTCGATGGTGAGGGAGTCGGCGAACGTCGCGTCCTCGTGCTCGAACGCGTTGAGGTCGCCCGAGACGTCCGCGTACGTCATCTCGGTGTCGGTCCCGGTGAAGTCGAGCGGGAGCGCGGCGATGTAGCCGCCGTCGTCGGTTTCGGCACAGGTCGCGGTGAAGTCCTCGTCGTTCCGCCACCCGTGTGCGACGCGCTCGCCGTCCTCGTAGGTACTGTAGTACACCGAGACGGTCACCGGGTCGTCGTCGATGTCCCCGTTCTTGTCGCACTTCAGGTTCCCCTTGTTCCTGACGGCGACTTCGAAGTGCTCGTCCCCCGAATCGACGTACGTCGACCACTTCAGGTTGCTGAACTGGGAGTTCTGGTCGTCCCGGCTCTGGATGGTGAAGTCGAAGTCGGTGAGGTTGTGGTCGTCGGGCATCCCCCGAATCTCGAAGTCGGAACCCTCCTCGGGGACGCCGAACTCGCCCTGTTCGCCCAGCGTCACGAGTTCGACGGTCGCCGTCCGTGCCTCGTCGTCGGTGGTGACCTCGCCGTCGGTCCGGTCGCGGAAGTACTCGGCCCACCCCTCGTAGTACTCGCTCTGGACCGTGACGGTGACGTGGCCCTCCTCGAGGGGGTTCTCGAAGTGGCGCGTCTCGCTCCCGTCGTAGGGCCGCGTCGAGTCCGGGAACACCCGCTCGAAGCCGTCGTCCGGACGCGTGACGCGCACCGACCGCGCTCCCGTGACTGA
This genomic window contains:
- a CDS encoding DUF7289 family protein; this encodes MILGSSGRGGTGRGQSSVIGVVLIVAITALGTTGVVVLGTTLLDDSGREADLDRAEQAMTQFDSRASQVALGDSATQRLDLGRFDGGVEVREDTGRMTVTHVDYDGEGTDQVLHDEPMGALVYRNGDARVAYEGGGVWRKDDAGAARLVSPPEFHYRGGTMTLPAVRVTAADSASVTGARSVRVTRPDDGFERVFPDSTRPYDGSETRHFENPLEEGHVTVTVQSEYYEGWAEYFRDRTDGEVTTDDEARTATVELVTLGEQGEFGVPEEGSDFEIRGMPDDHNLTDFDFTIQSRDDQNSQFSNLKWSTYVDSGDEHFEVAVRNKGNLKCDKNGDIDDDPVTVSVYYSTYEDGERVAHGWRNDEDFTATCAETDDGGYIAALPLDFTGTDTEMTYADVSGDLNAFEHEDATFADSLTIDEHDADVDADAEYTLGDTESLEFLTKHYFAELGPDFELRVTDQQSGKAAGVSERDSDGFIEYEADDSVITYLHVTDNEVRVDLN
- a CDS encoding DUF7289 family protein; translated protein: MTDRAVSEVLSFVLVFSVVVSVVGLVYVSGFAGLETARSAEQVDNAERAFDVLADNMADIHHHRAPSRKTEVKLADAQLQYSGTTTEFDVTVGGVTDDEGALRHFRAETTPIVYSAGSDTDVVYDGGAVVRRDGDYARVTRAPPIRTTDDGTLVVQYVQTNARERGVSGSRTVLVRGERTRSEILVTDEDSTESGDLTVTMNVTTASERVGAWESYLEGELGCSPENVEPLDDGRTRFTCETEASDLTVSVTSIDLELS
- a CDS encoding type II secretion system F family protein, whose translation is MSLGTANDSQFGGTDALGDAFYPLYRWTFGDDSDFVHSVERKLAASRMPQTVELYLSRALAVGSLVGLVLWLVGTVLVFLVFELFVQGTPSILGLPLSPELLALVQAVKVPALIALGGIVFGAVGFAAGFGTLVAIPYLVAGERKREINVLLSDSVSFMYALSVGGLNQLEILEAIATADDTYGEVSKEFQSIVLETRYFDTDYRTAIRNQAHQTPSDELGQFLTDMLSIIDSGGNMTQFLEDQKEKQMRTSKQEQETVLETLELFGEMYMTLSLFPLLLIIILVIMSMMGEAQTMLLYGTVYGLIPLVGAGFLVLVSTVVQDEVGDGYLRPEDDRFDDTGSGLFSLGLVERYTGRAALFDRIEAREGTYETVEMLSKPHHFFRDHPLTVLFVTVPATLVLLAFFVVAGFVPLSVDGLKDAPVRGTFFLFYVPLYANVLPLTVFYEWNVKTRRSVVDKLSEDLRKLSSANDTGMTLLESIEVVAETSRGRLAAELETIHAKVNYGTSLKEALREFNNKYHIPRLARTMKLIMKAQEASSQITAVLTTAAQASENQDDIDRDRKSRTRMQVVIIIMTFLTLLGVMAILKVKFLDVMAGLASQAGGGGGEAAAGAGGGGGAAGGGFAGGVDTDLLALLFFHAVTFQAVISGLIAGYIRDVSLLAGAKFVVVLPTVALLVFLFI
- a CDS encoding DUF7266 family protein → MRPTALRGDRRGVSTALGYVLNLGVMTVLVVGLVFTAGTYVEDQREGAIRAELVVVGEHLVADLGSADRLVASGASEVSVSQQVPESAAGVSYTVRVEESGGGQELVLSTRDPAVTVRFDLVTETPVAGGASGGDVRIDYDSAAGELEVRSD
- a CDS encoding DUF7261 family protein — protein: MADVNERGRGQMILVTGLTLAVILVALALVLNTAIYTENLATRSDDPGASEALRYFESADHDVGEGLDRTSSQDELETFVTEWDRSTGREGARDGVRTSVTLDEGSVVTGTRVYDTDETTTLPGDDADEEFLEGSRIRGFRVTANLDAGESFTVRFDGDGAGTTVEGVDASTVRVSTDEESCEVAVSETGTVTVDFSARTVTGDGDPRGCSALDYTTDFGGTYDLEFENTGVPGTFEFVTDSEVGYEPDEDGEDTVQVEESVYSATVEATYDDGHVSASRDIRVAPREVGA
- a CDS encoding DUF7288 family protein; this translates as MVSDDRGQVHTLEAIVAGVILVTGLVYALQVTAVTPLSASTSSQHIENQQAAVSEGVLAASMDDGSLEETLRSWDEDEERFHGADGREFFVNDRPDNAFGDRLGDTFEERGTAVNVVVRYEENDGTETQNVVYRGNPSDNAVTTTQTLTLFDGDHLYGADGEPTETRLDETDTFYVPDDTSDSMAYAVVTVEVTTWRM
- a CDS encoding type II/IV secretion system ATPase subunit, translating into MAIEDALSGRGVGSDERDEEEASDTSSETPVVVGEYTWEDYKHEYFYDEDGEPPRDAEGEAVEFDPAEALGFDPADLPGRLGRGGDAAETLADIVDARTVDVDPDLDEDAFFSTVEGHTTVVNRYDLERAVPLVKKSHFKERDRYWVNEPYAFVVIFHSEKENERKYYVVEPHLTPVERDLKDFLTGKLRTAIKYSDDDVIVKGSDDSRADVITRETTRLLDRYDLFDGDVATLVADASDENDGDGEDEGDGWLAQLKALFGAEDEPVVGSGQLDGIAARPEPALIEEDAPTLTEYQVEKLLYYLRRDFVGYERIDPVKHDINVEDVSCDGYNSPVFVYHTDHEQIISNVFHGETELDDFVVKLAQRSGKGISKRQPQVDCTLPDGSRAQLTLGREVSDHGTNYTIRQFKDVPFTPIDLINWNTFSLEEMAFLWLCIENHKSLIFAGGTASGKTTSLNAVSLFIPSQAKIVSIEDTREVELPQRNWIASKTRPSFSDDGTGDVDHFDLLEAALRQRPEYIVMGEIRGEEGRTLFQVMSTGHTTLTTFHADSVGEVIKRFTTEPINVSKTMFTALDLVSIQTSTRVGGNKVRRNKSLTEINRYDAENDEINVQDVYQWQAETDEFLEMGQSNTVQDIKFDRGWTQETLEEELFQRKLVLAYLVERNLNTYTQVAATLQAFINDPETILTLIANDDLERSLEDLREMESVQIDIDPDKEAMVPRPDPTPEDLESARALLEVGDSLLAEYRGRTIEGLQSAIEPVAATVSVPESAVEPADGRGDGEADVDADGDGDGFEEAPE
- a CDS encoding DUF7287 family protein yields the protein MTDRAQSTLDFAVGVSVFLLAVAFTFAFIPGMTQPFSETVRVNPATADRVTDQLAGDTLATPGEPYRLDATCTAAFFDAGPDGDGCRFEGEGFDERLGLPYPDRATPPNVQVGLYEGASSDAEALYWDGERVAWPEDGSPASDDERLVRSTDGRTPSGSSSVVVSRRSVTVDGRDAHLRVSVW